The Gemmatimonadota bacterium genome window below encodes:
- a CDS encoding FtsX-like permease family protein yields the protein MFKNHITVAIRTLLRHKVYSFVNISGLAVGIACCMLIMLFVQDELSYDRFHKNANQIYRVLWDGRYGDNEWTIPYVSVPISETLKEQFPEVVHSTRLRRESQTFHRESNYVIEKNFYYAESSFFDVFTIPFIAGDSATALNSPNAVILTEQSAQRYFPNRDPMGQTLELNDGTSLQVTGVVKEFPPQSHFHFDFLAPLETLPIIERRKSAWGSATVYTYLVLKDGASASELQTKFTAYVREHILSKMPPMPGYHTNYLIQPLTDIHLYSNLKYEITANSNIMYVYIFSLIAIFVLLLACINFVNLSTARSSTRAREVGVRKVLGSHRSQLIRQFFSESTICVAFSSILAIGMCELGLPLLNSLANKHLTMGSLVAPHVLIGLFALIIAVGLSAGMYPALYLSSFWPVTALKGYISSGKAYLRNGLVIAQFCISISLLVGTLVVRDQIHFAQNKHLGFDKEHVLILQGIPRTMTSPRQAMTFRDQFETLPQIATASLNTGIPGRDFDSMLFVPEQPANYEKTSLTYTLADEKYVEALNIEIVEGRNFSPAEHATDVSAFLVNQSAVKALGWQTALGKKLKRGSGIEGTIIGVVSDFHIGSLKQEIEPLVLPYLHRSPMYLAIRLHPGNVAEAISAVEETWKKLAPNQPFSYTFLDQDYARLYNREQQMSHVFQIFSGLAILIACLGLFGLAAFTTQQRTKEIGIRKILGASVSGIVCLLSKDFLKLVLIANLVAWPIAYYAMNQWLQSFAYRINLSIGTFILSGLIALFIALLTVSYQAIKAARANPVEALRYE from the coding sequence ATGTTCAAAAATCACATCACCGTCGCCATCCGCACACTCTTGCGTCACAAAGTCTATTCTTTTGTCAACATCTCTGGACTCGCCGTTGGTATTGCGTGCTGCATGTTGATCATGCTCTTTGTACAGGACGAACTGAGCTACGATAGATTTCACAAAAATGCCAATCAAATCTATCGCGTTTTGTGGGACGGCCGATACGGCGACAACGAATGGACCATTCCCTATGTATCGGTACCCATATCTGAAACCCTGAAAGAACAATTTCCAGAGGTCGTTCACAGCACGCGATTGAGACGAGAAAGCCAAACCTTTCATCGAGAATCCAATTATGTCATCGAAAAAAATTTCTACTACGCAGAAAGCAGCTTTTTCGATGTCTTTACCATCCCCTTCATCGCGGGAGATTCCGCAACAGCACTCAATTCTCCCAACGCCGTCATTCTCACCGAACAAAGCGCGCAGCGTTACTTTCCCAATCGCGATCCAATGGGGCAAACTCTTGAACTCAACGATGGTACATCGCTCCAGGTCACGGGCGTGGTCAAAGAATTTCCACCCCAGTCCCACTTTCACTTCGACTTTCTCGCCCCCCTCGAAACACTCCCCATTATCGAGCGTAGAAAATCAGCCTGGGGATCGGCCACTGTTTATACGTACCTCGTGTTAAAAGACGGGGCATCTGCCTCTGAATTGCAAACCAAATTTACGGCTTATGTTCGCGAACACATCTTGAGCAAAATGCCACCCATGCCCGGCTACCACACCAACTACCTCATTCAACCCCTCACAGACATCCATCTATATTCGAACCTCAAATATGAAATCACTGCAAATAGCAATATCATGTATGTCTATATCTTTTCACTCATCGCAATTTTTGTCCTGCTACTCGCCTGCATTAACTTCGTCAACCTCTCCACAGCGCGTTCATCAACCCGCGCCCGCGAAGTCGGCGTTCGAAAAGTACTCGGCTCTCATCGCTCGCAACTCATCCGCCAATTCTTCTCCGAATCCACCATCTGCGTCGCCTTCTCAAGTATTCTGGCAATTGGTATGTGCGAATTGGGACTGCCACTCCTCAACAGCCTTGCGAACAAACACCTCACAATGGGCAGCCTGGTCGCGCCCCATGTGCTCATTGGATTATTCGCTCTCATCATCGCCGTCGGTCTTTCAGCCGGCATGTATCCCGCACTTTATCTCTCCTCATTCTGGCCTGTTACAGCACTCAAAGGATATATATCATCGGGCAAAGCCTATCTTCGCAATGGACTGGTCATCGCACAGTTTTGCATTTCCATCAGCCTCCTGGTCGGCACCCTCGTCGTTCGCGACCAGATTCATTTCGCACAAAATAAACACCTCGGATTTGACAAAGAACACGTCCTCATTCTTCAGGGAATACCGCGTACCATGACCTCCCCCAGACAAGCCATGACATTCAGAGACCAATTTGAAACGCTGCCGCAGATAGCTACAGCCTCACTCAATACGGGCATACCAGGGCGTGATTTTGATTCTATGCTCTTCGTTCCCGAACAACCGGCAAATTATGAAAAAACATCTCTCACATACACATTGGCAGATGAAAAATACGTCGAGGCATTGAATATAGAAATTGTAGAAGGTCGTAACTTTTCTCCCGCAGAACATGCAACAGATGTCTCTGCATTTCTCGTCAACCAATCCGCTGTCAAAGCCCTGGGGTGGCAAACCGCACTTGGGAAAAAACTCAAAAGAGGCAGCGGAATCGAAGGGACAATTATCGGTGTGGTATCCGATTTTCACATCGGCTCTCTCAAACAGGAAATTGAACCACTCGTCCTGCCCTATCTGCACCGATCCCCAATGTACCTCGCCATTCGCCTCCACCCCGGCAACGTCGCAGAAGCCATTTCTGCGGTTGAAGAAACCTGGAAAAAGCTCGCACCAAATCAGCCGTTCAGCTACACATTCTTAGACCAGGATTACGCCAGACTCTACAATCGCGAACAACAAATGTCCCACGTCTTCCAAATCTTTTCCGGCCTCGCCATCCTCATCGCCTGCCTCGGCCTCTTTGGTCTGGCTGCGTTTACCACCCAACAGCGCACCAAAGAAATCGGCATTCGCAAAATACTCGGAGCCTCTGTATCAGGCATTGTATGCTTACTCTCCAAAGACTTTCTCAAACTCGTCCTCATCGCCAATCTCGTCGCCTGGCCGATTGCATACTACGCGATGAACCAGTGGCTCCAGAGCTTCGCTTACCGCATCAACCTAAGCATCGGCACATTTATCCTGAGTGGCCTCATCGCCCTGTTCATCGCGCTTCTGACCGTCAGTTATCAAGCCATCAAAGCTGCACGAGCGAATCCCGTGGAAGCCTTGCGGTATGAGTAA
- a CDS encoding phytanoyl-CoA dioxygenase family protein, whose translation MFEPGMKTFYDTHGYLVVKNLFEKEELTDVIHRTDEIIADPDRAPEGISIGLEGNTVTDKSNPEAQNHSVRVLAFVVRFDPTYHPIAKHPKLLALVHSLIGPRIRVFRDQMLLKPPGGQAKPAHQDQSYFRVQPINGLITAWIALDEATDTNGCMRYVPGSHRHGIFDITHDPDRPVHHIPDTRKIDLPESVACPVPAGSVIFHHGCTLHHSETNHTNTWRKALILHYATTDSRSEREQLNNEISLEID comes from the coding sequence GTGTTTGAACCCGGTATGAAAACATTTTACGATACCCACGGCTATCTCGTCGTAAAAAACCTCTTTGAAAAAGAAGAACTCACCGACGTCATACATCGCACCGACGAGATTATAGCCGACCCGGATCGCGCACCCGAAGGCATCTCAATTGGCCTTGAAGGCAATACCGTAACAGACAAATCAAATCCGGAAGCGCAAAATCACAGTGTGCGCGTTCTCGCATTTGTCGTGCGCTTTGACCCCACCTATCACCCCATTGCCAAACACCCCAAATTACTCGCACTCGTGCACAGCTTAATCGGACCGCGCATTCGCGTTTTTCGCGACCAGATGCTGCTCAAACCGCCGGGTGGTCAGGCGAAACCAGCGCACCAGGACCAGAGCTATTTTCGCGTACAACCCATCAATGGTCTCATCACCGCCTGGATTGCCTTAGACGAGGCCACAGATACCAATGGCTGTATGCGTTATGTACCCGGCTCACACAGACACGGCATCTTCGACATCACCCATGACCCGGACCGCCCCGTGCATCACATACCCGATACGAGAAAGATCGATCTCCCCGAATCCGTCGCCTGTCCCGTGCCAGCAGGATCTGTCATATTTCACCACGGCTGCACTCTGCACCACAGCGAAACAAATCACACAAACACATGGCGCAAAGCGCTCATCCTCCACTATGCCACAACCGATTCTCGCTCCGAACGCGAACAACTCAACAACGAAATCTCTCTTGAAATTGATTGA
- a CDS encoding metallophosphoesterase family protein — translation MRLIYLILLTLFTVPAYANEHYRAAVDSLPSQIPDRIVLNWSENPTTTASVTWRTDTSITQAEGQIAKANASANFTTWSWSKNARTEKWEHNGNTAHFHSVTFKGLKPNTLYAYRVGSGDIWSSWYQFRTASAEPDEFTFIYFGDAQNNLLALWARTIRTAVLDAPHADFILHAGDLVNRANRDSEWEEWFESGDWIHAKIPSISTPGNHEYYKNGDKRHLSVLWRPHFTLPENGPEGFTETTYYTDYQGARIISLNSNEGREEQASWLEQVLKDNPNKWTFVTFHHPVYSASEGRDNKDLREAWKPIFDKYAVDLVLQGHDHSYARGNNIGNGVTVRDSTKGTVYVVSVSGPKQYKLRKDRWMTRGAENTQLYQVITVSGDTLSYRAMTAVGELYDAFDLVKQMGKPNKLIDRAPQSPERRWENTLEKKDKDDKVY, via the coding sequence ATGCGCCTGATCTATCTCATCCTTCTGACCCTATTCACAGTCCCGGCTTATGCAAACGAGCATTACCGTGCTGCCGTAGATTCTCTTCCCTCGCAAATTCCCGACCGCATTGTACTCAACTGGTCGGAAAACCCCACCACCACAGCATCGGTCACATGGCGCACCGACACGAGCATCACACAAGCCGAAGGACAGATCGCAAAAGCCAATGCCTCGGCCAATTTTACCACATGGTCCTGGAGCAAAAACGCGCGCACTGAAAAATGGGAACACAATGGAAATACTGCACATTTCCATTCGGTCACATTCAAGGGTCTCAAACCCAATACCCTCTATGCCTATCGCGTGGGCAGTGGCGATATCTGGAGCTCCTGGTATCAATTTCGCACGGCCTCAGCCGAACCTGATGAATTCACCTTCATCTATTTTGGCGATGCACAAAACAACCTGCTCGCTCTGTGGGCGCGCACCATCCGGACCGCAGTGCTCGACGCGCCCCATGCAGATTTTATTCTCCACGCAGGCGACCTCGTCAATCGCGCCAACAGGGACAGCGAATGGGAGGAATGGTTTGAATCTGGCGACTGGATCCATGCAAAAATCCCCAGCATTTCTACGCCGGGGAATCACGAATACTATAAAAATGGAGACAAACGCCATCTATCTGTTCTATGGCGTCCGCATTTCACCCTGCCAGAAAATGGGCCAGAGGGCTTTACGGAAACGACCTATTACACAGACTATCAGGGTGCACGCATCATCTCCCTCAATTCCAATGAAGGTCGTGAAGAACAGGCATCCTGGTTGGAACAAGTACTCAAAGATAACCCGAATAAATGGACCTTTGTCACATTCCATCATCCCGTCTATTCGGCGTCTGAAGGTCGCGACAATAAAGACCTGCGCGAAGCGTGGAAACCCATCTTTGACAAATACGCCGTCGATCTGGTGCTCCAGGGGCACGACCACTCGTATGCCAGAGGGAATAACATCGGCAACGGCGTAACCGTGCGCGACTCAACCAAAGGCACAGTTTATGTCGTATCGGTCAGCGGTCCCAAACAATACAAACTCAGAAAAGACCGCTGGATGACGCGCGGTGCGGAAAACACACAGCTTTACCAGGTCATCACTGTCTCGGGTGACACCCTGAGCTACCGCGCAATGACCGCAGTGGGTGAACTCTACGACGCTTTTGATCTGGTCAAACAGATGGGCAAACCCAACAAACTCATCGATCGCGCGCCTCAATCTCCCGAACGCCGTTGGGAAAATACCCTTGAAAAGAAAGACAAAGACGACAAAGTTTATTAG
- a CDS encoding metallophosphoesterase family protein — MRLICLTLLLQFTIPAYANEYHRAAVDRAPKKIPDHIVITWSEDPTTTASVTWRTDTSISQAEGQIAEANASANFTTWARNETARTEKWKRNRLAAHFHSVTFKGLKPNTLYAYRVGSDKIWSSWYQFRTASAEPDEFTFIYLGDAQNNLLALWARTIRTAVLDAPHADFIIHAGDLVNNANRDSDWHEWFESGNWIHAKIPSIPSPGNHEYSNYQDVSKRRLSVLWRPQFTLPENGPEGFTETTYYTDYQDARIISLNSNVRHKEQVPWLEQVLENNPNKWTFVTFHHPIFSAGGRANKDQREAWKPIFDKYAVDLVLQGHNHTYARGNNIGSGATVRDTTKGTVYVVSVSGPKQYRLKKDPWVTRGGENTQLYQIITVSGDTLHYRAMTAVGELYDAFDLVKQMDRPNKLIDRVPQTPERRTKNTLKKKNKDDKVY, encoded by the coding sequence ATGCGTCTAATCTGTCTCACCTTGCTGCTCCAGTTCACAATCCCTGCTTATGCAAACGAATATCACCGTGCTGCCGTAGATCGCGCGCCTAAAAAAATCCCCGACCACATTGTAATCACCTGGTCGGAAGACCCCACCACCACAGCATCGGTCACATGGCGCACCGACACGAGCATCTCACAGGCCGAAGGACAGATCGCAGAAGCCAATGCCTCGGCCAATTTTACCACATGGGCCAGAAACGAAACAGCGCGCACTGAAAAATGGAAACGCAATAGACTTGCCGCCCATTTCCATTCGGTCACATTCAAGGGTCTCAAACCCAACACCCTCTATGCCTATCGCGTGGGCAGCGATAAAATCTGGAGTTCCTGGTATCAATTTCGCACGGCCTCTGCCGAACCGGATGAATTCACCTTCATCTACCTTGGCGATGCACAAAACAACCTGCTCGCTCTTTGGGCGCGCACTATCCGAACCGCGGTGCTCGACGCACCCCACGCCGATTTCATCATCCACGCAGGCGACCTCGTCAACAATGCCAACAGGGACAGCGACTGGCATGAGTGGTTTGAATCTGGTAACTGGATCCATGCAAAAATCCCCAGCATTCCTTCACCAGGGAATCACGAATACTCTAACTATCAAGATGTGAGCAAACGTCGCCTATCTGTTCTATGGCGTCCGCAATTCACCCTGCCAGAAAATGGTCCCGAGGGCTTTACAGAAACCACCTATTACACAGACTATCAGGATGCGCGCATCATCTCGCTCAATTCCAATGTACGCCACAAAGAACAGGTCCCATGGTTGGAACAAGTGCTCGAAAACAACCCCAATAAATGGACCTTTGTCACATTCCATCACCCCATCTTTTCGGCGGGAGGCCGCGCCAATAAAGACCAGCGCGAAGCCTGGAAACCCATCTTTGACAAATACGCCGTCGATCTGGTACTTCAAGGACACAACCACACGTATGCACGAGGGAATAACATCGGCAGCGGCGCAACCGTGCGCGACACGACCAAAGGCACAGTTTATGTCGTATCGGTCAGCGGTCCCAAACAATACAGACTCAAAAAAGACCCCTGGGTGACGCGCGGTGGGGAAAACACACAGCTTTATCAAATCATCACTGTCTCGGGTGACACCTTGCACTACCGCGCAATGACCGCAGTGGGCGAACTCTACGACGCTTTTGATCTGGTCAAACAGATGGACAGACCCAACAAACTCATTGATCGCGTCCCTCAAACTCCCGAACGCCGAACAAAAAATACTCTGAAAAAGAAAAACAAAGACGATAAAGTTTATTAA
- a CDS encoding metallophosphoesterase family protein, with protein sequence MRLISLTLLLLFTAPAYANEYHRAAVDRAPKKIPDRIVLTWSGDPTTTASVTWRTDTSISQAEGQIAEANASANFTTWARNETARTEKWKRNRLAAHFHSVTFKGLKPNTLYAYRVGSDKIWSSWYQFRTASAEPDEFTFIYLGDAQNNLLALWARTIRTAVLDAPHADFIIHAGDLVNNANRDSDWHEWFESGNWIHAKIPSIPSPGNHEYSNYQDVSKRRLSVLWRPQFTLPENGPEGFAETTYYTDYQGARIISLNSNERHKEQAPWLEQVLKNNPNKWTFVTFHHPVYAASGGLANKDQREAWKPIFDKYAVDLVLQGHNHTYARGNNIGNGVTVRDSTKGTVYVVSVSGPKQLKLRKDRWMTRGGENTQLYQIITVSDDTLHYRAMTAVGELYDAFDLVKQMGKPNKLIDRAPQSPERRWENTLKKKNKDDKVY encoded by the coding sequence ATGCGCCTGATTTCTCTCACCCTTCTGCTCCTATTCACAGCCCCGGCTTATGCAAATGAATATCACCGTGCAGCCGTAGATCGCGCGCCTAAGAAAATCCCCGACCGCATAGTACTCACCTGGTCGGGAGATCCCACCACCACAGCATCCGTCACCTGGCGCACCGACACGAGCATCTCACAGGCAGAAGGACAAATCGCAGAAGCCAATGCCTCGGCCAATTTTACCACATGGGCCAGAAACGAGACAGCGCGCACAGAAAAGTGGAAACGCAATAGACTTGCCGCCCATTTCCATTCGGTCACATTCAAGGGTCTCAAACCCAACACCCTCTATGCCTATCGCGTGGGCAGCGATAAAATCTGGAGTTCCTGGTATCAATTTCGCACGGCCTCTGCCGAACCGGATGAATTCACCTTCATCTACCTTGGCGATGCACAAAACAACCTGCTCGCTCTTTGGGCGCGCACTATCCGAACCGCGGTGCTCGACGCACCCCACGCCGATTTCATCATCCACGCAGGCGACCTCGTCAACAATGCCAACAGGGACAGCGACTGGCATGAGTGGTTTGAATCTGGTAACTGGATCCATGCAAAAATCCCCAGCATTCCTTCACCAGGGAATCACGAATACTCTAACTATCAAGATGTGAGCAAACGTCGCCTATCTGTTCTATGGCGTCCGCAATTCACCCTGCCCGAAAATGGTCCCGAAGGCTTTGCGGAAACCACCTATTACACGGACTATCAGGGCGCACGCATCATCTCGCTCAATTCCAATGAACGCCACAAAGAACAGGCTCCCTGGTTGGAACAAGTGCTCAAAAACAACCCCAATAAATGGACCTTTGTCACATTCCATCATCCGGTCTATGCGGCATCTGGAGGTCTCGCCAATAAAGACCAGCGCGAAGCGTGGAAACCCATCTTTGACAAATACGCTGTCGATCTGGTGCTTCAAGGTCACAATCACACGTATGCCAGAGGGAACAACATTGGCAACGGCGTAACCGTGCGCGACTCAACCAAAGGTACCGTGTACGTCGTATCGGTCAGCGGTCCCAAACAACTCAAACTCAGAAAAGATCGCTGGATGACGCGCGGTGGGGAAAACACACAGCTTTATCAAATCATCACTGTCTCAGACGACACCTTGCACTACCGCGCAATGACCGCTGTAGGCGAACTCTACGATGCCTTTGATCTGGTCAAACAGATGGGCAAACCCAACAAACTCATCGATCGCGCACCCCAATCCCCCGAACGCCGTTGGGAAAATACCCTTAAAAAGAAAAACAAAGACGATAAAGTTTATTAA